A DNA window from Acetilactobacillus jinshanensis contains the following coding sequences:
- a CDS encoding LCP family protein, translating into MLTREEYHSHDRQPFQQPNQTPQRPPHYFHRSHHSKIWYLVLIIIIAVCAFYLVEGIDSAKTFNRESYTPQNQSTTAQSQIDNHQPISVLMMGTDTGALGRHARGRTDTMIINSINPAKQTMSLTSIPRDAPAHYNNMLTKINSVYTLGGANQAAHYVQTWLGIPINYYMIINMGGLDKIIDKVGGVTVDPPLTFKYGAANVKKHQKVNLSGMQALDYCRMRHQDPLGDYGRQIRQRQVLFQLFDKLCQIHNLALHPSIANSLSDNMKTNLSVKDLMTLALFYRKANRHHVSSHLQGHTEMLEGQDFEVISPHEKAKEARLINNNLTNN; encoded by the coding sequence ATGTTAACCCGTGAAGAGTATCATTCCCATGACCGGCAGCCGTTTCAGCAGCCTAATCAGACTCCGCAACGACCACCACATTATTTCCATCGATCGCATCATTCTAAAATTTGGTATTTAGTTCTAATCATCATTATCGCCGTCTGTGCCTTTTATTTAGTTGAAGGAATCGACAGCGCCAAAACATTTAATCGTGAAAGCTATACCCCGCAAAATCAATCCACGACGGCTCAATCTCAGATTGACAACCATCAGCCGATCTCCGTCCTAATGATGGGAACCGATACCGGTGCTTTAGGCCGTCACGCTAGGGGCCGAACCGATACCATGATTATTAATTCGATTAATCCAGCCAAACAAACGATGTCCTTAACCAGTATTCCGCGTGATGCGCCGGCTCATTACAACAACATGCTGACTAAAATTAATTCCGTCTACACCCTAGGTGGTGCTAATCAGGCCGCTCACTATGTTCAGACCTGGCTAGGAATCCCGATCAATTACTACATGATCATTAACATGGGTGGCCTGGATAAAATTATCGATAAGGTCGGCGGGGTCACTGTCGATCCACCATTGACCTTTAAGTACGGTGCTGCCAATGTTAAAAAGCACCAAAAGGTCAACTTAAGCGGCATGCAAGCTTTGGACTACTGTCGAATGCGTCATCAGGATCCGTTAGGCGACTATGGCCGGCAAATTCGCCAGCGTCAGGTTCTTTTCCAGTTATTCGATAAATTATGCCAGATCCATAACTTGGCCTTACACCCGTCAATTGCCAATTCTCTGAGTGATAACATGAAGACTAATTTATCCGTCAAGGATCTCATGACGTTAGCCTTATTCTACCGAAAAGCTAACCGTCACCACGTTTCCAGTCATTTACAGGGCCATACGGAAATGCTCGAAGGCCAGGACTTCGAAGTTATCTCACCTCATGAAAAGGCCAAGGAAGCTCGCTTGATTAACAATAATTTAACTAATAACTAG
- a CDS encoding tetratricopeptide repeat protein: protein MKKYQDAIADFKTAIKLNSGFEKAYFFLGAAYMRANKTRTLLTPLPN, encoded by the coding sequence ATGAAAAAGTATCAGGATGCAATTGCTGATTTTAAGACCGCCATTAAACTGAATTCTGGTTTCGAAAAGGCCTATTTTTTCTTAGGTGCTGCTTACATGCGTGCTAACAAAACCAGGACGCTGTTAACGCCTTTACCAAATTAA
- a CDS encoding C39 family peptidase, protein MVNKNQSRIRNTKKVLHKSGKNWITVSVVVLCLLGLGSAAGMTANADSTANQAPVVSQMNNNQANNSQSQVTWKHASGKMFVANKYPVYTDDWQKTGNTSKAFHKTFNVTGQMQNGKNTYYRLKNGTYTNVNALVNTNKTAYLSVPYVSQWRPISAPEGCAEASLEMLLRTDHHGVSLRYLYNHLPQAYNTKGGQAGNAYGTSGFRHVIKPYALARYGRRFDKNIKNISGASVNDIKMYVQSGHPVLYYGYSSYQLPGDPNRNHCKVITAYNAKKNAFLVYDPLYFSEYGAPGTQGRNMRFDRGARFWYSLPMFAQEYAHFNGSNKKCALVLMGKPHYAHVTANKPTARHGHHAGNKVFKSKYPSLKNYNSMEKALANKKFNYSVKVGNATATGRATMKADKAIDAGDPFNKTNYEKEYLYALNHPYLIIGAQDQLGGVPTGVKDGLNDYGQFAGVNSTKSYAKKHHESHKWLNSNLVENNKHGYYYWFFMGFNDVNGGDASNEAKAMAHQVGLAAYKAGLHTSMSAKKHAKPSRALLKFTMHHLSNTILSKAFQDLY, encoded by the coding sequence TTGGTTAACAAAAATCAATCTCGGATTCGTAATACTAAGAAAGTATTACATAAATCTGGTAAAAATTGGATAACCGTTTCAGTCGTTGTCCTTTGTTTACTTGGTTTAGGCTCTGCTGCAGGAATGACAGCTAACGCTGATTCAACTGCAAATCAGGCTCCCGTTGTTAGTCAGATGAATAACAATCAGGCTAACAACTCACAGAGCCAAGTAACTTGGAAGCATGCTTCCGGTAAAATGTTTGTCGCCAATAAATATCCTGTATATACGGATGACTGGCAAAAAACTGGCAATACATCGAAAGCATTTCATAAAACATTCAATGTTACCGGCCAAATGCAAAATGGTAAAAACACTTACTATCGTTTAAAGAACGGTACTTATACTAACGTCAATGCTTTAGTTAACACTAATAAGACTGCTTACTTAAGCGTTCCATACGTCAGTCAGTGGCGTCCAATTAGTGCTCCTGAAGGTTGTGCTGAAGCTTCATTAGAAATGTTACTTCGAACGGATCATCATGGTGTAAGCTTACGTTATCTCTATAATCACTTACCGCAAGCTTATAATACAAAAGGTGGTCAAGCTGGTAATGCATATGGTACTTCTGGATTCAGACATGTTATTAAGCCTTATGCGTTAGCTCGTTATGGTCGTCGTTTCGATAAGAACATCAAGAACATCTCTGGTGCTTCAGTAAACGACATCAAGATGTACGTTCAGAGTGGTCATCCAGTCTTATATTATGGTTACTCTTCTTACCAATTACCGGGTGATCCAAACCGTAACCACTGTAAAGTAATTACAGCTTATAACGCCAAGAAGAACGCATTCTTAGTTTACGATCCACTTTACTTCAGTGAATATGGTGCACCTGGTACTCAGGGTCGTAACATGCGTTTTGACCGTGGTGCTCGTTTCTGGTACTCATTACCAATGTTTGCCCAAGAATACGCTCACTTTAACGGTTCTAACAAGAAGTGTGCTTTAGTATTAATGGGCAAGCCACATTATGCTCATGTTACTGCTAATAAGCCAACAGCACGTCATGGCCATCATGCTGGTAATAAAGTATTTAAGAGTAAGTACCCATCATTAAAGAACTACAATTCAATGGAAAAAGCCTTAGCTAACAAGAAATTTAACTATTCCGTAAAAGTTGGTAATGCTACTGCTACGGGTCGTGCAACCATGAAAGCCGATAAAGCAATTGATGCCGGTGATCCATTCAACAAGACCAACTACGAAAAAGAATATCTTTATGCCCTTAACCATCCATACTTAATTATCGGTGCCCAAGATCAATTAGGTGGTGTTCCAACCGGTGTTAAAGATGGATTAAACGATTATGGTCAGTTCGCTGGTGTTAACTCAACTAAGAGTTATGCTAAGAAGCATCATGAATCCCACAAGTGGTTAAATAGCAACTTAGTTGAAAACAACAAGCATGGTTATTACTACTGGTTCTTCATGGGCTTCAACGATGTTAATGGTGGTGATGCTTCTAACGAAGCTAAAGCCATGGCTCATCAAGTTGGTCTAGCTGCATATAAAGCTGGTTTACACACGTCAATGTCAGCTAAGAAACACGCTAAACCATCTCGTGCATTACTTAAATTCACTATGCATCATTTAAGTAACACGATTTTAAGTAAAGCATTTCAAGATCTTTATTAA
- a CDS encoding RNA 2'-phosphotransferase: MNYKLTKISKRISYILRHHPEQIGIHLDTYGRVDLKLFITKFNHYYRRSPISVPLIVKIMKNSDKKRLAIDNGTIRALYGHSVPGIKPLSSPTTPPKILFHGTTHHAARLIQTEGIKKMDRDFVHLSSTTSMAHQVGARRDPHPVIFNVHARQASKDGLTFYPTASGIWLVDYVPPKYLTIRK; the protein is encoded by the coding sequence GTGAATTACAAATTAACTAAAATCAGTAAACGTATTTCCTACATCTTACGACACCATCCTGAACAAATTGGGATCCATCTAGATACGTACGGTCGAGTTGACCTCAAATTATTTATCACGAAGTTCAACCATTATTATCGTCGAAGTCCAATCAGCGTGCCGTTAATCGTAAAGATTATGAAGAATAGTGATAAGAAACGACTTGCCATTGATAACGGTACAATCAGAGCTTTATATGGTCACAGTGTTCCAGGTATTAAACCGTTATCGTCACCGACAACGCCGCCCAAAATTCTGTTTCACGGTACCACCCATCATGCCGCTCGCTTGATCCAAACGGAAGGCATCAAAAAGATGGACCGTGATTTCGTCCACCTATCTTCAACCACTAGCATGGCTCATCAGGTCGGTGCTAGACGTGATCCGCATCCGGTCATCTTCAACGTTCACGCTCGTCAGGCTTCAAAGGACGGTTTAACTTTCTATCCAACTGCAAGTGGAATTTGGCTCGTTGATTACGTTCCGCCAAAATATTTAACGATTCGTAAATAA
- a CDS encoding tetratricopeptide repeat protein — protein sequence MNDHFFLPFFERGCAKLALNNYRSAISDFKQATHMAPPNSAANVAILNNMGMAENNLHHYSDAVKVLKKALMIIPGNHYALSNLKIAKRGLDKNK from the coding sequence ATGAACGATCACTTTTTCTTACCGTTCTTTGAACGGGGCTGTGCTAAATTAGCCTTGAATAATTATCGTTCGGCAATCAGTGATTTTAAGCAGGCAACACATATGGCTCCGCCGAACAGTGCCGCTAACGTTGCGATCTTAAATAACATGGGAATGGCTGAAAATAATCTGCATCATTATTCAGATGCCGTTAAAGTTTTAAAAAAGGCTTTGATGATTATCCCTGGTAATCATTACGCATTAAGTAATTTAAAGATTGCCAAACGTGGTCTTGATAAAAATAAGTAA
- a CDS encoding replication/maintenance protein RepL: MLRTFGDLLGRSNPEYKVMKYLLDHFYQNEILKASADQIASQLNLDSKVVSDFMSRLVKSGKLIHNGGMYFLNTDLVLNR, translated from the coding sequence ATGTTACGAACCTTCGGTGATTTACTGGGTCGTAGTAATCCCGAATATAAGGTTATGAAATACTTATTAGATCATTTTTACCAGAACGAAATCTTAAAAGCTAGCGCTGATCAGATTGCTAGTCAGTTAAACTTGGACTCAAAGGTCGTCAGTGACTTTATGAGCCGCTTGGTTAAATCAGGTAAGTTAATTCATAATGGCGGGATGTACTTCTTAAATACTGATTTGGTCTTGAACCGTTGA
- a CDS encoding MFS transporter: MIKNTHKERMLMYGAILAPSLIVSSGKAITPALPSMMKSFPNVPITMFDMISTVQQLSALITLFLSIWIARKISMKKTIGIGIFITAVCGIMPAFSHSFMFILLSRFAWGIGLGLLNSLAIDAINIFFRHRENLRIRMSGYRTAMEPLGQCVLDILMGLLVMINWQVSFLAYGLIFIILIYFWKCFPSTNNEAIKRNHKTPSISILLPTRYIVRMVNVVLGLFVLMIFIVMANASVFVEVPNLMHYLHLGTPGTAGVIIGLNTIFAFFANASFGRIFSYLHRYTIVMGIIMITLGTFVESISANVWMLTLGAILSGMAFPMFGTYSYALVGKVIPVRYETAAIAFLITGSNIGSFLVPIGIHYFGIFLNPTTSLVGIIRHAFLVMSIISLILVITMTAYQAYVKVVHNRVPRMGN, from the coding sequence ATGATTAAAAATACACATAAAGAGCGAATGTTAATGTACGGCGCGATACTAGCGCCATCATTAATTGTCTCTTCTGGTAAAGCAATCACGCCAGCGTTGCCGTCAATGATGAAGTCGTTCCCGAACGTTCCGATTACCATGTTTGACATGATCAGTACCGTTCAGCAACTTTCAGCATTGATTACGCTGTTCCTATCCATTTGGATTGCTAGAAAGATCAGCATGAAGAAAACGATCGGGATCGGGATTTTCATAACCGCGGTCTGTGGTATCATGCCGGCATTCAGTCATAGCTTTATGTTTATCCTGTTATCACGATTCGCTTGGGGTATTGGTTTAGGCCTACTTAACTCGTTAGCAATCGATGCCATTAATATCTTCTTCAGGCACCGTGAAAATCTTCGTATCAGAATGTCAGGCTATCGAACCGCAATGGAACCGTTAGGCCAGTGTGTGCTAGATATCCTGATGGGTCTATTGGTAATGATTAACTGGCAGGTATCATTCCTAGCTTACGGCTTAATCTTTATCATCCTAATTTACTTCTGGAAATGCTTCCCAAGCACTAATAACGAAGCTATTAAGCGTAACCATAAAACGCCATCGATTAGCATTCTGTTACCAACCCGTTATATCGTTCGCATGGTCAACGTTGTCCTCGGTTTATTCGTTTTGATGATCTTTATCGTCATGGCTAACGCCAGCGTCTTCGTTGAAGTTCCCAACCTGATGCATTACTTACATCTAGGAACCCCAGGAACCGCCGGTGTCATCATTGGTTTAAACACCATCTTCGCATTCTTTGCGAACGCATCGTTTGGCCGAATCTTTTCATACCTTCATCGTTATACGATTGTAATGGGTATCATTATGATCACGTTAGGAACCTTCGTTGAATCCATTAGTGCTAACGTCTGGATGTTGACGTTAGGTGCCATCCTATCAGGCATGGCATTCCCAATGTTCGGGACTTATTCATACGCCCTAGTTGGTAAAGTCATCCCGGTTCGTTACGAAACCGCAGCCATTGCGTTCCTAATCACCGGGTCCAACATCGGTTCATTCTTAGTACCGATTGGGATCCATTACTTCGGGATCTTCCTGAACCCAACCACTTCGTTAGTTGGCATCATCCGTCATGCCTTCTTAGTAATGAGCATTATCAGCTTGATCCTCGTAATCACGATGACCGCTTATCAGGCCTACGTCAAGGTTGTTCATAACCGTGTACCAAGAATGGGTAATTAA
- a CDS encoding HIT family protein: MDAIKKATILASQGKGDNLVAQLRGGNVIMGHTQFLPGYCILLPKHVTPTLNDLDLKERVAYLKDMSIVGDALLHCTQAYRINYEILGNTSNYLHAHIFPRYKKEPLIRKKLPVWLYSKKYWLEPKYWFNPKRDDQLKNKLTNYLKRVSQ; this comes from the coding sequence TTGGATGCCATTAAGAAAGCCACGATTTTAGCCAGTCAAGGTAAAGGTGATAATTTGGTAGCTCAATTAAGAGGCGGTAACGTCATCATGGGCCATACCCAGTTCTTGCCAGGCTACTGCATCTTACTACCGAAACACGTTACGCCAACACTAAACGACCTTGATCTTAAAGAACGTGTTGCTTACTTAAAAGATATGAGCATTGTGGGTGATGCCTTATTACATTGTACCCAGGCATACCGAATTAATTATGAGATCCTGGGTAACACCAGTAATTATCTGCATGCCCATATTTTTCCTAGATACAAAAAGGAACCGCTAATCAGAAAAAAGCTTCCGGTTTGGCTATACAGTAAAAAATATTGGCTAGAACCTAAGTATTGGTTTAACCCAAAACGTGATGATCAATTAAAAAATAAATTAACCAATTATCTAAAGAGGGTGTCACAGTGA
- a CDS encoding glycerophosphodiester phosphodiesterase has protein sequence MKTQIFAHRGYPVKFPENSLQGFKYAIDHGADGLEFDVHLTKDDVPVIMHDEKIDRTTKGHGKIHDFTYEQLKKYPLANGETIPLLKDFLNLVGHHKIHLNLEFKTNQIHYKGIEKIVMDMVNDHNLRYPVIYSSFYLQSLKIAQKLDPSQIYCFLTDKRFKDPKAFIKKEHLSALHPGYYAKGIEDMERIYTIDNPQTMKKLFKRHVRGIFTNDFVTAMKIRDEIQK, from the coding sequence ATGAAGACACAGATTTTTGCCCATCGTGGCTATCCAGTTAAGTTTCCTGAAAATTCATTGCAGGGCTTTAAGTATGCGATCGATCACGGTGCTGATGGTTTAGAATTCGATGTCCACTTAACCAAAGATGACGTTCCAGTCATTATGCATGATGAAAAGATCGACCGAACTACTAAGGGCCACGGCAAGATTCATGACTTTACCTATGAACAATTGAAGAAGTATCCTTTAGCTAACGGTGAAACGATTCCGTTACTAAAGGACTTCCTGAACCTGGTCGGTCATCATAAGATTCATTTGAACCTTGAATTCAAGACTAACCAGATCCATTACAAGGGAATTGAAAAAATCGTCATGGACATGGTGAATGATCATAATCTGAGATATCCAGTAATTTACTCGTCATTCTATTTACAGAGTTTAAAGATCGCTCAGAAACTTGATCCTAGTCAGATTTATTGCTTCTTAACCGATAAACGATTCAAGGATCCAAAGGCATTCATTAAGAAAGAACATTTGAGCGCTTTACATCCTGGTTATTATGCCAAGGGTATTGAAGACATGGAACGAATTTACACGATTGATAATCCGCAAACTATGAAGAAACTCTTTAAGCGCCACGTTCGAGGAATCTTTACTAATGACTTTGTAACTGCCATGAAGATTCGAGACGAAATTCAAAAGTAA